DNA sequence from the Pseudomonas fluorescens Q2-87 genome:
GCGGCCTGCTGCGCGCCACTGATGACCCGGGCGAAAAACGTGTTGGCGATGGCCGGCACCAGAATCACCAGGTTGCCGGTCCGGCGGGAGCGAAACTGCACCGCCATCAGGTTGGGTCGATAACCGGCCTGTTCCACCGCCGCATTGACCTTGTCCCGCGTCTCGGGAAGCACCCGTTCGGGCGACTTCAGCGTTCTGGACACCGTGGCCACCGAAACCCCCGCGAGCCGGGCCACTTCACGAATGTTGGACAAAATCACCTCAGCAAACAGGGGTACGGCTGGGGAGCTTACCGCAGGTTGGGCGCGTTACAAATGTCCAGGCGTGAACCCTTTGGGTTTGACACGCCGGAAAACTGAGCCTAGATTTCCGCCATGATGTAACCGGTTACATCGTCATCCTGACGAGAAGAGAAACGCGATGAATCCTGTAGCACCGAAAATAAGAATGGGCTTCGTCGGCGGTGGCGAGGGCGCTTTCATCGGCCAGGCCCACCGCCAGGCGGCCGGGCTGGACGGCGGTTTCGAGCTGGTGTGCGGCGCGTTCAGCCGCGACGTCCAGAACAATCAGCGAACCGCCGCGACCCTGGGCCTGCCCGCGTCCCGCTGCTACAGCGACTGGCAGCACCTGCTGGACACCGAAGCGGCGTTGCCGGCGGACCAGCGCATGGAGCTGCTGGTCATCGTCACGCCCAATCATCTGCACGCCCCGATAGCCAGCCAGGCGTTGAAGGCCGGTTTCCATGTATTCAGCGAAAAACCTGCGGCGATGAGCCTGCGTGAACTGCTCGCCTTGAAGGAAGTGGTTCACAGCAGCGACCGGCTCTATGGCTTGGCCCACACGTACCTCGGTTACGCCATGGTCTGGCAGGCCCGGGCCATGGTGCGCTCGGGCGTGATCGGTGCGGTGCGCAAAGTGCTGGTGGAATACCCGCAAGGCTGGCTGAGCCAGGACGTCGCTGGCCAAGGCAACAAACAGGCTGGCTGGCGCGACGACCCGCACCAGTCGGGGCTGGGCGGCTGCATCGGTGACATTGGCACCCATGCGTTTTCCCTGGCCGAATTTGTTGCCGGCCAACCCATCGAGCGGATCTGCGCCGCGTTGGGCACCCATCTTCCGGGGCGACAGCTGGATGATGATGTGTCGGTACTGTTCCAAATGAGCGACGGGGCCAGTGGCGTGTTGATCGCCAGCCAGGTCTGCGCCGGCGAAGAGAACCCGCTGAAAATCCGCGTCTATGGCGACAAGGGCGCGCTGGAATGGCGCCAGGAAGAACCGGCGAGCTTGATCCACCGCGCCCTCGACCAGCCCATGCGCATCCTGCGATCCGGAGTCGGCCAGCCGTGGCTGTGCGAGGCCGCGACCCAGCGCATGCGCCTGCCGGCGGGGCATCCTGAAGGGTATTTGGAGGCGATGGCCAATCTCTACGGCGATTTCGCCCGCGCCATTCGCGGCGATGTCCACGGCCACGAAGTCCCGGGGGTACCCGGTATCGACGTCGGCCTGCGGGGCATGGCGTTCATCGAAGCCGCCATCGCCAACCACCGCGGCAACGCCAAATGGACCGAACTGGTCTGCACCGCATGAATCCGGAGAGCCTTGTAATGTCCAGCCCTCAAACCCCGACGGGCCTGCGCGGCCCGGGTATTTTCCTGGCGCAGTTCATGTCCGCCGAAGCGCCGTTCGACACCCTGGCCAACATCGCCCAGTGGGCCGCCTCGCAAGGCTACAAAGCGGTGCAATTGCCAACGTCGGGCACGCAGTACATCGACCTGGCCCGGGCCGCCGAGAGCCAGGATTATTGCGACGAACTCAAGGCTACTTGCGCGCAATTCGGCGTTGAGATCAGTGAGCTGTCGACGCACCTGCAAGGCCAGTTGGTAGCGGTGCACCCGGCGTTCGACGCGCTGTTCGACGACTTTGCCCCGTCGCATGTGCGTGGCCAGCCCGAGGCGCGGACCGAGTGGGCGATCGAGCAATTGAAACTCGCCGCCCGCGCCAGCCAACGCTTGGGCCTCAAGGCGCACGCGACGTTTTCCGGTGCGCTGCTGTGGCCGTACATGTACCCTTGGCCGCAACGCCCCAACGGTCTCGTTGAGCAAGGATTTGCCGAACTGGCCCGTCGCTGGTTGCCGATTCTGAATGCCTTCGATGCGGCTGGCGTGGACCTGTGCTACGAAATCCACCCCGGCGAAGACCTGCACGACGGCGCCTCGTTCGAACGTTTCCTGGAAGCCGTCGACCATCATCCGCGGGCGGCGATTCTCTACGATCCCAGCCATTTGCTGCTGCAACAGATGGATTACCTGGGCTTCATCGACCGCTACCACGAGCGCATCCGCATGTTTCACGTCAAGGACGCCGAGTTCCGCCCGGATGCCCGTTCCGGGGTGTACGGCGGATACCAGGGCTGGGTCGATCGCCCTGGCCGGTTCCGCTCCCTGGGCGATGGCCAGATCGATTTCAAATCGATTTTCAGCAAGCTGACGCAATACGACTTCAGCGGTTGGGCGGTCTTGGAATGGGAATGCTGCCTGAAGGATTCGCAGCAAGGCGCCGCGCAAGGCGCCGCGTTCATCCAGCGGCACATGATCAACAAGACCCGCAAGGCGTTCGACGATTTTGCCGGGGTGACGGCGGATGAAGACTCCAATCGCCGGTTGTTGGGTCTGTCGAGATAACCGGCCCGACACATAAGCAGCATTTGGTTTTAACAAGAACAACAAATAAAAACGGTGACGGCCATGAGCCCAATGTATGCGCGCTTGAGCGTGATGATGTTCCTGCAATTCTTCATCTGGGGTGGCTGGTTCGTCACCCTCGGTACTTTTCTTTCCAGCACCCTGGGAGCCAGCGGCGGGCAGGTCGGGATGGCGTTTGCCACCCAGTCGTGGGGGGCGATCATCGCGCCATTCGTGATCGGCTTGATCGCCGACCGCTACTTCAACGCCGAGCGCATCCTCGCGGTCCTGCACTTGCTGGGCGCGGTGTTGCTGTTCCAGCTGTACTCGGCGCCTGATTTCGGCGTGTTCTACCCGTATGTGCTGGCGTACATGGTGGTCTACATGCCAACGCTGGCCCTGGTCAATTCGGTGGCATTCCGGCAGATGCGCGACCCGGCGCTGGAGTTCTCCCGCATCCGGGTGTGGGGCACCGTTGGCTGGATCGTCGCCGGCGTGGTCATCAGCTTTGTGTTTGCCTGGGACTCACGCGAGGCGATCTCCACCGGCGGTTTGCGCAATACCTTCCTCATGGCGGCCATCGCCTCGCTGGTCTTGGGTCTCTACAGCATCACGCTGCCAGGCACGGCCCCGCTCAAGGACCAGGCGAACGCTGGAGGTATCAAGCAATTGCTGGGGCTGGATGCCTTGGGGCTGTTGAAGGACCGCAGCTACCTGGTGTTCTTTATCGCCTCGATCCTGATCTGCATTCCCTTGGCGTTCTATTACCAGAATGCCAATCCGTTCCTGGCTGAAACCGGCATGACCAACCCGACAGCGAAGATGGCCATCGGACAAGTCTCCGAAGTGCTGTTCATGCTGCTGTTGCCGCTGTTCATCCAGCGCTTCGGTATCAAGCGGGCGCTGTTGGTGGGCATGTTGGCGTGGGCGTTGCGCTACGTGTTATTTGCCTACGGCAATAACGGCGACCTGGCGTTCATGCTGTTCACCGGCATTGCCCTGCATGGCATCTGCTACGACTTCTTTTTTGTTTCCGGGCAGATCTACACCGACGCCCAGGCGCCGAAGCATTTGCGCAGCTCGGCCCAGGGGCTGATTACGCTGGCGACTTATGGCTTGGGGATGCTGATCGGCTTCTGGGTGGCGGGGCAGGTGACCGATCACTTTGTCGCGGCAGGTGGGCATGACTGGCAGAGCATCTGGCTGTTCCCGGCCGGTTTCGCGTTAGTGGTGTTGGTCTGTTTCCTTTTTACCTTCCGTGGCCAGCAGGCGCTCGTCGTGCCGTCAAAGGCTTGAAGCAGGGCTGGGCGTCAGTCATTTGTGACTGGCGCTCAGTTTGGTGTAGGTGACTTTCCCGCCTTCATTGGAGTAGCCCTTGTTATCCAAAGTGTAGACGCCGGCCTTGAAATAGAAGTCGTAGCCCTGCCAGGACTTGTCCAGCATCACCTGTTTGCCACTGTTGCCGATCAGCACCGAGAGCTGGCCTTGCTTGTCCATTTGCAATGTGTACGAGAAGGATTTATTCAACGGCACCTTGGGCACGGTATAGATCACCGGGCTTTTCTTGTCCTTGGGTTTGACCCGGTATTCCACGTCGATATTACCGATGCCCTTTTCGTAGCGGTACACCAGCTTCAACAAGGGCGTCGGTGCATCCTTGGCGTGGATCTGCGCCACGACCACACGGCCTTCCGAAGGCACCTGGTTCACCGACAATTCGCCCTTGAGCGTGTTGGTGCCGCTGTTGTAGCGCCAATTGCGATGTTTTCCGTCTTTGCTGGTTTCCCGCAGTTCGGAACGCGGGTAGTCGCTGTTACCGGTATGGGAGCCGGTGACGGGCGCCCAAAAGACGATCCTTTGGCCGTTATTGTCGAAATACTTGTTATTCAAACTCGGCATGGCTTTGGTCGCCACGACCTGCGCGGGCGTTTGCACCGGCAGGGTAACGCTCCAGACAGTGACGTCAATCATGATGAAACCTCCAACGGGACCGGCCGTTATCTGGCGGCCGTCAAGACAAG
Encoded proteins:
- a CDS encoding nucleoside permease; this translates as MSPMYARLSVMMFLQFFIWGGWFVTLGTFLSSTLGASGGQVGMAFATQSWGAIIAPFVIGLIADRYFNAERILAVLHLLGAVLLFQLYSAPDFGVFYPYVLAYMVVYMPTLALVNSVAFRQMRDPALEFSRIRVWGTVGWIVAGVVISFVFAWDSREAISTGGLRNTFLMAAIASLVLGLYSITLPGTAPLKDQANAGGIKQLLGLDALGLLKDRSYLVFFIASILICIPLAFYYQNANPFLAETGMTNPTAKMAIGQVSEVLFMLLLPLFIQRFGIKRALLVGMLAWALRYVLFAYGNNGDLAFMLFTGIALHGICYDFFFVSGQIYTDAQAPKHLRSSAQGLITLATYGLGMLIGFWVAGQVTDHFVAAGGHDWQSIWLFPAGFALVVLVCFLFTFRGQQALVVPSKA
- a CDS encoding polysaccharide lyase family 7 protein → MIDVTVWSVTLPVQTPAQVVATKAMPSLNNKYFDNNGQRIVFWAPVTGSHTGNSDYPRSELRETSKDGKHRNWRYNSGTNTLKGELSVNQVPSEGRVVVAQIHAKDAPTPLLKLVYRYEKGIGNIDVEYRVKPKDKKSPVIYTVPKVPLNKSFSYTLQMDKQGQLSVLIGNSGKQVMLDKSWQGYDFYFKAGVYTLDNKGYSNEGGKVTYTKLSASHK
- a CDS encoding Gfo/Idh/MocA family protein, whose protein sequence is MNPVAPKIRMGFVGGGEGAFIGQAHRQAAGLDGGFELVCGAFSRDVQNNQRTAATLGLPASRCYSDWQHLLDTEAALPADQRMELLVIVTPNHLHAPIASQALKAGFHVFSEKPAAMSLRELLALKEVVHSSDRLYGLAHTYLGYAMVWQARAMVRSGVIGAVRKVLVEYPQGWLSQDVAGQGNKQAGWRDDPHQSGLGGCIGDIGTHAFSLAEFVAGQPIERICAALGTHLPGRQLDDDVSVLFQMSDGASGVLIASQVCAGEENPLKIRVYGDKGALEWRQEEPASLIHRALDQPMRILRSGVGQPWLCEAATQRMRLPAGHPEGYLEAMANLYGDFARAIRGDVHGHEVPGVPGIDVGLRGMAFIEAAIANHRGNAKWTELVCTA
- a CDS encoding sugar phosphate isomerase/epimerase family protein; protein product: MSSPQTPTGLRGPGIFLAQFMSAEAPFDTLANIAQWAASQGYKAVQLPTSGTQYIDLARAAESQDYCDELKATCAQFGVEISELSTHLQGQLVAVHPAFDALFDDFAPSHVRGQPEARTEWAIEQLKLAARASQRLGLKAHATFSGALLWPYMYPWPQRPNGLVEQGFAELARRWLPILNAFDAAGVDLCYEIHPGEDLHDGASFERFLEAVDHHPRAAILYDPSHLLLQQMDYLGFIDRYHERIRMFHVKDAEFRPDARSGVYGGYQGWVDRPGRFRSLGDGQIDFKSIFSKLTQYDFSGWAVLEWECCLKDSQQGAAQGAAFIQRHMINKTRKAFDDFAGVTADEDSNRRLLGLSR